The following proteins come from a genomic window of Enterobacter chengduensis:
- the urtA gene encoding urea ABC transporter substrate-binding protein, translating into MQRRTLLKAFALSASVVAMGMSFGVQAADTIKVGIMHSLSGTMAISETPLKDVALMTIDEINAKGGVLGKKLEPVVVDPASNWPLFAEKARQLLSQDKVAVVFGCWTSVSRKSVLPVFEELNGLLFYPVQYEGEEMSPNVFYTGAAPNQQAIPAVEYLMSEDGGAAKRFFLLGTDYVYPRTTNKILRAFLHSKGVEDKDIEEVYTSFGHSDYQTIVASIKKFSAGGKTAVVSTINGDSNVPFYKELANQGLKATDVPVVAFSVGEEELRGIDTKPLVGNLAAWNYFESVDNPTNQAFVADYKAYAKAHKLPNADTVVTNDPMEATYVGIHMWAQAVEKAGSTDVDKVRAAMAGQSFKAPSGFTLTMDATNHHLHKPVMIGEIEGNGQFNVVWQTEQPVRAQPWSPFIAGNDKKPDQPMKTASN; encoded by the coding sequence ATGCAGCGTCGTACCTTATTAAAAGCCTTTGCGTTATCCGCGTCCGTCGTGGCGATGGGCATGAGTTTTGGCGTGCAGGCGGCCGACACCATCAAAGTGGGGATCATGCATTCTCTGTCCGGCACCATGGCGATCTCGGAAACGCCGCTCAAGGACGTTGCCCTGATGACCATCGACGAGATCAACGCCAAAGGCGGCGTGCTGGGGAAAAAGCTGGAGCCGGTAGTGGTGGATCCCGCCTCAAACTGGCCGCTGTTTGCCGAGAAGGCGCGCCAGCTGCTGAGCCAGGATAAAGTGGCGGTGGTGTTTGGCTGCTGGACGTCGGTGTCGCGCAAATCCGTACTGCCGGTGTTTGAGGAGCTGAACGGCCTGCTGTTCTACCCGGTGCAGTATGAAGGTGAGGAAATGTCACCAAACGTCTTCTATACCGGCGCGGCGCCGAACCAGCAGGCCATCCCGGCGGTGGAGTACCTGATGAGCGAAGACGGCGGCGCGGCGAAGCGCTTCTTCCTGCTGGGCACCGACTACGTTTATCCGCGCACCACCAACAAGATCCTGCGCGCCTTCCTGCACTCGAAAGGGGTGGAGGATAAGGATATCGAAGAGGTGTATACCTCGTTTGGCCATAGCGACTACCAGACCATCGTCGCCAGCATCAAGAAATTCTCAGCGGGCGGCAAAACCGCCGTGGTGTCTACCATTAACGGCGACTCCAACGTTCCATTCTACAAAGAGCTGGCTAACCAGGGGCTGAAGGCGACCGACGTGCCGGTAGTGGCGTTCTCCGTCGGAGAAGAAGAGCTGCGCGGGATCGACACCAAACCGCTGGTCGGCAACCTGGCGGCGTGGAACTACTTTGAATCTGTGGATAACCCCACTAACCAGGCGTTTGTAGCGGATTACAAAGCCTATGCCAAAGCGCATAAGCTGCCGAACGCCGACACTGTCGTGACCAACGATCCGATGGAGGCCACTTACGTGGGGATCCATATGTGGGCGCAGGCGGTGGAAAAAGCGGGCTCGACCGACGTGGATAAAGTGCGTGCCGCAATGGCCGGTCAGTCTTTTAAAGCGCCTTCGGGCTTTACGCTCACCATGGATGCCACCAACCACCATCTGCACAAGCCGGTCATGATCGGCGAAATCGAAGGCAACGGCCAGTTTAACGTGGTCTGGCAGACGGAGCAGCCGGTGCGCGCCCAGCCGTGGAGCCCGTTCATCGCCGGAAACGACAAAAAGCCCGACCAGCCAATGAAAACCGCCAGCAACTAA
- the urtE gene encoding urea ABC transporter ATP-binding subunit UrtE produces MLQVNELNQYYGGSHILRGVSFEAVTGEVTCLLGRNGVGKTTLLKCLMGLIPAKTGEIIWQGKKITHSRPHQRVQSGVAYVPQGREIFPRLTVEENLLLGLSRFPAREAKRVPEEIWQLFPVLKEMQHRRGGDLSGGQQQQLAIGRALASRPQLLILDEPTEGIQPSVIKEIGQVIRTLANRGDMAILLVEQFYDFAAELADSYLLMSRGTIIQRGRGENMAQEGVRGLVAI; encoded by the coding sequence ATGCTACAGGTCAACGAACTGAATCAGTATTACGGCGGGAGCCATATCCTGCGCGGCGTGAGCTTTGAAGCCGTCACCGGTGAAGTCACCTGCCTGCTGGGACGCAACGGCGTCGGGAAAACCACGCTGCTGAAGTGCCTGATGGGGCTCATCCCGGCGAAAACCGGGGAGATTATCTGGCAGGGGAAGAAAATCACCCACAGCAGGCCGCACCAGCGTGTGCAGTCTGGCGTGGCGTATGTTCCGCAGGGGCGCGAAATTTTCCCGCGCCTGACCGTGGAAGAGAATCTCCTGCTGGGGCTGTCGCGGTTTCCCGCCCGCGAGGCGAAGCGGGTGCCGGAAGAGATCTGGCAGCTTTTCCCGGTGCTTAAAGAGATGCAGCACCGCCGCGGAGGCGATCTCTCCGGCGGGCAGCAGCAGCAGCTGGCGATTGGGCGCGCGCTGGCGAGCCGCCCGCAGCTGCTGATCCTCGACGAACCGACCGAAGGCATACAGCCGTCGGTAATTAAAGAGATCGGCCAGGTGATCCGCACCCTGGCGAACAGAGGCGATATGGCGATCCTGCTGGTCGAACAGTTTTATGACTTTGCCGCCGAGCTGGCGGACAGCTACCTCCTGATGTCGCGCGGCACCATCATCCAGCGTGGGCGGGGCGAAAACATGGCGCAGGAGGGCGTTCGCGGGCTGGTTGCGATTTGA
- the urtB gene encoding urea ABC transporter permease subunit UrtB, producing the protein MNVMRTIVALIWLTGLLPGMAQASDADRFVAASRSQQAELLTQWAAAPDAARLPLLQALQKENLYTDSQKHAFAQRNGQMVSLGDAQAAAAPTKAVRLTNRLRVLAATAIATHQLVSDSVTERRAAARQLQRDAQPEMLAFLEKRVSDETDAVSRQALLLAVAHLQLASPQAEVRRKAVELLGQSDDPDEESRLTPFTQAQTEPDAGVRAAAQESLSQIQHRLMWGDLLGQAFMGLSLGSVLLLAALGLAITYGLLGVINMAHGEMLMLGAYATWMVQQAMAGLAPQWLALYPVIALPVAFCLTAGIGMVLERTVIRHLYGRPLETLLATWGISLMLIQLVRMTFGAQNLEVANPAWLSGGVQVFANLTLPWNRIVVLGFVLLVLFFTWLILNKTRLGLNVRAVTQNRSMAACCGVPTGRVDMLAFGLGSGIAGLGGVALSQLGNVGPELGQGYIIDSFLVVVLGGVGQLAGSVAAAFGLGIFNKILEPQMGAVLGKIVILVAIVLFIQKRPQGLFALKGRVID; encoded by the coding sequence ATGAACGTCATGCGCACGATCGTCGCTCTTATATGGCTTACCGGACTGCTGCCAGGGATGGCGCAGGCATCGGATGCCGATCGTTTTGTTGCCGCCAGCCGAAGCCAGCAGGCGGAGTTGCTGACGCAGTGGGCCGCCGCGCCGGATGCCGCGAGGCTGCCGCTGCTGCAGGCGCTGCAAAAGGAAAACCTGTATACCGACAGCCAAAAGCACGCCTTCGCGCAGCGTAACGGTCAAATGGTCTCGCTCGGTGACGCTCAGGCGGCCGCAGCGCCAACCAAAGCCGTCCGCCTGACGAACCGGCTGCGGGTGCTGGCCGCCACGGCTATCGCTACGCATCAGCTGGTGAGTGACAGTGTCACGGAAAGGCGGGCGGCAGCTCGTCAGCTTCAGCGGGATGCCCAGCCGGAGATGCTCGCGTTTCTGGAAAAGCGGGTAAGCGATGAAACGGATGCCGTGTCACGTCAGGCTTTGCTGCTTGCGGTAGCTCATCTCCAGCTGGCAAGCCCGCAGGCGGAGGTGCGCCGCAAGGCCGTCGAATTATTAGGGCAGTCCGACGATCCGGACGAGGAATCCAGACTCACCCCGTTTACCCAGGCACAGACAGAGCCGGATGCCGGGGTTCGCGCCGCCGCGCAGGAGAGTCTCAGCCAGATCCAGCATCGACTGATGTGGGGCGATCTGCTGGGGCAGGCGTTTATGGGGCTGTCGCTCGGATCGGTGCTGCTGCTGGCGGCGCTGGGGCTGGCCATTACCTACGGCCTGCTCGGCGTTATCAACATGGCGCACGGCGAGATGCTGATGCTGGGGGCGTATGCCACCTGGATGGTGCAGCAGGCGATGGCCGGGCTTGCGCCCCAGTGGCTGGCGCTCTATCCGGTGATTGCCTTGCCGGTCGCGTTCTGCCTGACGGCGGGCATCGGGATGGTGCTGGAGCGTACCGTGATCCGCCATCTGTACGGTCGTCCTCTGGAAACGCTGCTCGCAACGTGGGGCATCAGCCTGATGCTTATCCAGCTGGTGCGCATGACGTTTGGTGCCCAGAACCTGGAGGTGGCGAACCCGGCATGGCTTTCCGGCGGGGTACAGGTTTTCGCCAACCTGACGCTGCCGTGGAACCGTATAGTGGTGCTGGGCTTCGTGCTGCTGGTGCTGTTCTTTACCTGGCTGATTCTGAATAAAACCCGTCTGGGGCTCAACGTGCGGGCGGTGACGCAAAACCGCAGCATGGCTGCCTGCTGCGGGGTACCGACAGGTCGCGTCGATATGCTGGCGTTTGGGCTGGGCTCGGGGATAGCCGGGTTAGGCGGCGTGGCGCTCTCGCAGCTTGGTAACGTCGGGCCGGAGCTGGGCCAGGGCTATATCATCGACTCCTTCCTCGTGGTGGTGCTCGGTGGCGTAGGCCAGCTGGCAGGCAGCGTGGCGGCGGCCTTTGGCCTCGGCATTTTCAATAAAATTCTTGAGCCGCAGATGGGCGCGGTGCTGGGCAAGATCGTGATTCTGGTGGCGATCGTGCTGTTTATTCAGAAACGCCCGCAGGGGCTGTTTGCGCTGAAAGGGAGGGTGATTGACTGA
- the urtC gene encoding urea ABC transporter permease subunit UrtC: protein MSQPLTLTLARKAPRTTQIAGSLLVACLLILPFFALLPATHPLALSTWMLTLMGKILCYAIVAVALDLVWGYAGMLSLGHGIFFALGGYGMGMYLMRQAAGDGLPAFMSFLSWSELPWFWWGTQHFAWALALIVLVPGLLALVFGWFAFRSKIKGVYFSIMTQALTYAGMLLFFRNETGFGGNNGFTGFTTLLGFSVTETSTRIALFLATVLLLILALGTGFALARSKFGRILTAVRDAENRLTFCGYDPRGFKLLVWTLSAVLCGLAGALYVPQVGIINPGEMSPTNSIEAAIWVALGGRGTLVGPVIGAALVNGAKSFFTVAMPEYWQLFLGLIFIAVTLFLPRGVYGLFRKGEK from the coding sequence ATGAGCCAGCCGCTAACCTTAACGCTGGCGCGTAAAGCGCCGCGCACAACGCAGATCGCAGGCAGCCTGCTGGTGGCGTGTCTGCTGATATTGCCGTTTTTCGCCCTGCTGCCTGCGACGCATCCGCTGGCGCTTTCGACCTGGATGCTGACGCTGATGGGCAAGATCCTCTGCTATGCCATCGTTGCGGTGGCGCTGGATCTGGTGTGGGGCTATGCCGGAATGCTGTCCCTCGGGCACGGCATCTTCTTCGCCCTCGGCGGCTATGGGATGGGCATGTACCTGATGCGCCAGGCCGCGGGTGACGGTCTGCCCGCGTTTATGTCGTTTCTTTCCTGGAGCGAACTGCCGTGGTTCTGGTGGGGGACCCAGCATTTTGCCTGGGCGCTGGCGCTGATTGTGCTGGTGCCGGGGCTGCTGGCGCTGGTGTTCGGCTGGTTTGCCTTTCGCTCAAAGATCAAAGGCGTCTATTTCTCGATTATGACCCAGGCGCTGACCTACGCGGGCATGCTGCTGTTCTTTCGCAACGAAACCGGCTTTGGCGGCAATAACGGCTTCACCGGCTTTACCACGCTGCTCGGGTTTTCAGTGACGGAAACCTCCACGCGTATCGCACTGTTTCTGGCGACCGTGCTGTTGCTGATTCTGGCGCTGGGGACCGGATTTGCGCTGGCGAGGAGCAAGTTTGGCCGCATCCTGACCGCCGTTCGCGATGCGGAAAACCGCCTGACGTTTTGCGGCTACGATCCGCGCGGGTTCAAGCTGCTGGTATGGACGCTCTCCGCCGTGCTGTGCGGCCTGGCGGGGGCGCTGTACGTCCCGCAGGTCGGCATCATTAACCCCGGCGAAATGTCGCCGACGAACTCGATAGAAGCCGCCATCTGGGTGGCGCTGGGCGGACGCGGCACGCTGGTCGGGCCGGTGATTGGCGCGGCGCTGGTGAACGGGGCGAAGAGCTTTTTCACCGTCGCGATGCCGGAGTACTGGCAGCTGTTCCTGGGGCTGATTTTTATCGCCGTCACGCTGTTCTTGCCGCGCGGCGTCTACGGACTGTTTCGTAAGGGAGAGAAATAA
- the urtD gene encoding urea ABC transporter ATP-binding protein UrtD: protein MQPAEGLFTRQLPGDRYRDQTDPVLQLEAINVNFDGFQALTDLTLNIGVGELRCVIGPNGAGKTTLMDVITGKTRPKSGRAIYDQSIDLTALEPAAIARQGIGRKFQKPTVFEALTVWENLEIAMKADKCVWASLRATLNGEQRDRIDEMLALLRLSSERDRRAGLLSHGQKQFLEIGMLLVQDPHLLLLDEPAAGMTDAETEYTAELFKTLAGKHSLMVVEHDMGFVETIADRVTVLHQGRVLAEGSLREVQANEQVIEVYLGR, encoded by the coding sequence ATGCAGCCAGCCGAAGGGTTATTCACACGCCAGCTGCCGGGCGACCGCTACCGAGACCAGACCGACCCGGTGCTTCAGCTTGAGGCCATTAACGTCAATTTTGATGGCTTTCAGGCCCTGACCGATCTCACGCTGAACATCGGCGTGGGGGAGCTACGCTGCGTGATTGGCCCCAACGGGGCCGGTAAAACCACGCTGATGGACGTAATTACCGGCAAAACGCGGCCAAAGAGCGGCCGGGCGATTTACGATCAGTCCATCGACCTCACCGCGCTGGAGCCTGCGGCCATTGCCCGACAGGGGATCGGGCGTAAATTCCAGAAGCCCACGGTCTTTGAGGCGCTGACGGTGTGGGAAAACCTGGAGATCGCCATGAAAGCCGATAAATGCGTCTGGGCGAGCCTGCGGGCCACGCTCAACGGCGAGCAGCGGGACCGCATTGACGAGATGCTGGCATTGCTGCGGCTTAGCAGCGAGCGCGACCGCCGCGCGGGGCTGCTGTCGCACGGGCAAAAACAGTTCCTCGAGATCGGCATGCTGCTGGTGCAGGACCCGCATCTGCTGCTGCTGGACGAACCGGCTGCCGGGATGACCGACGCAGAAACGGAATACACCGCCGAGCTGTTCAAAACCCTGGCGGGCAAGCATTCCCTGATGGTGGTGGAGCACGATATGGGCTTTGTTGAAACCATTGCCGATCGCGTGACGGTGCTGCACCAGGGGCGCGTGCTGGCAGAAGGATCGCTTCGCGAGGTGCAGGCCAACGAGCAGGTGATTGAGGTCTATCTGGGACGCTAA